A stretch of the Panicum virgatum strain AP13 chromosome 9N, P.virgatum_v5, whole genome shotgun sequence genome encodes the following:
- the LOC120687315 gene encoding cysteine-rich receptor-like protein kinase 2: protein MDTSRAKVDFESEVKLISNVHHRNLVRLLGCSRKASEFLLVYEYMANGSLDKFLFGERHGTLNWKQRFNIIVGMARGLAYLHQEFHVCIIHRDIKSSNVLLDDDFQPKIADFGLARLLPDDHSHLSTKFAGTLGYTAPEYAIHGQLSEKVNTYSFGVVVLEILSGRKSNDTKLDPETQYLLEWAWKLYESDNLLAMVDESLNPEEYKPDEVKRIMEIALLCTQSAVAARPMMSEVVVLLLRRNDPELQPTRPTFIDATSRVRGETSTSSSSSASKATVSISQVSGR, encoded by the exons ATGGACACTAGCAGGGCCAAAGTGGATTTCGAAAGTGAGGTGAAGTTAATTAGCAATGTTCATCACCGGAATCTTGTCCGGCTTCTTGGTTGCTCTCGGAAGGCCTCTGAGTTCCTACTTGTTTATGAATACATGGCAAATGGTAGCCTAGACAAGTTCCTCTTTG GCGAGAGACATGGAACCCTCAATTGGAAGCAGCGATTTAACATTATTGTTGGCATGGCACGTGGTCTTGCATATCTTCATCAAGAGTTTCATGTTTGTATAATACACCGGGACATTAAATCTAGCAATGTTCTTCTTGATGATGACTTTCAGCCCAAAATTGCTGATTTTGGTTTGGCAAGGCTCCTACCTGATGACCATAGTCATTTGAGCACAAAATTTGCAGGAACATT GGGTTACACTGCTCCGGAGTATGCGATTCATGGTCAATTATCAGAGAAGGTTAACACTTACAGCTTTGGTGTTGTCGTTTTGGAAATATTGAGTGGTCGCAAGAGTAATGATACAAAGCTCGATCCTGAAACGCAGTACCTACTTGAATGG GCCTGGAAGCTATATGAAAGTGACAACTTACTCGCAATGGTGGACGAATCACTAAATCCAGAAGAATATAAGCcggatgaagtaaaaagaatCATGGAGATAGCCCTTCTCTGCACTCAATCAGCCGTTGCTGCAAGGCCAATGATGTCAGAAGTGGTTGTGTTATTGTTGAGAAGAAATGATCCGGAGCTGCAGCCCACAAGGCCCACTTTTATTGACGCAACAAGTAGAGTGAGAGGTGAAACATCCACGTCCAGTTCGTCTTCTGCCTCCAAGGCTACTGTATCAATTTCACAGGTTTCAGGCAGGTAA